One Methanobacterium sp. genomic region harbors:
- a CDS encoding transglutaminase-like domain-containing protein, whose product MLGIGGGIINSKLLFAVMLVTAMLLTGIAGVSAANVGHTETKLNNSHIVSEKVNYNIINIKGTNKSDIKQNKSDKAVKYIKKTAKNKQMKTLNKNTTKHKVHKKHWIHSKNLTKTNNTVYHYINSSTTHKSTKTTKTLKHKVTANSTKNTELQAAAGEPKKIKKTTSNTSGKYLAAGSPSTVKVPKSLRKYLKATKHCQVNNARIKSLSKKITRGKKTQKAKAVAIFNWVRNKVGYKFYYNTRKGAVGTLNARSGNCVDTAHLLIALERAAGIPARYIHAKAKFRSGKWYGHVWAGVYVNGKWYKADATSSRNSFGVTKNWKRAIIKGKYASLPF is encoded by the coding sequence ATGTTGGGGATCGGAGGCGGTATAATTAATAGTAAGCTGTTATTCGCAGTTATGTTAGTGACAGCTATGTTACTAACGGGTATTGCTGGCGTAAGCGCAGCAAATGTGGGACATACAGAAACTAAACTTAATAATTCCCACATCGTATCTGAAAAAGTTAATTATAACATAATTAACATAAAAGGTACAAATAAATCGGATATAAAACAAAATAAATCCGATAAGGCTGTAAAATATATTAAAAAAACAGCCAAAAATAAACAAATGAAAACACTAAATAAGAACACAACGAAACACAAAGTACACAAGAAGCATTGGATACACAGTAAAAACTTAACAAAAACCAATAATACTGTATATCATTATATAAATAGTAGTACAACCCACAAATCAACTAAAACAACAAAGACATTAAAACATAAAGTTACAGCGAATTCAACCAAAAACACAGAACTTCAGGCGGCTGCAGGAGAACCAAAGAAAATCAAAAAAACTACTTCAAATACAAGTGGAAAATATCTGGCAGCAGGATCACCCTCAACTGTAAAAGTACCTAAATCACTACGGAAGTACCTTAAAGCTACTAAACACTGTCAGGTAAACAATGCAAGAATTAAATCACTGTCAAAAAAGATAACCCGAGGGAAAAAGACACAGAAAGCCAAAGCAGTAGCTATATTCAACTGGGTGCGAAATAAAGTGGGTTACAAATTTTATTACAATACACGAAAAGGTGCAGTTGGTACATTAAATGCCAGAAGCGGAAATTGTGTCGATACAGCTCACCTGTTAATAGCTCTTGAAAGGGCTGCAGGTATACCAGCACGATATATTCACGCTAAAGCTAAATTCAGAAGCGGAAAATGGTATGGCCACGTTTGGGCCGGAGTGTATGTGAATGGAAAATGGTACAAAGCAGATGCTACCAGTTCCAGAAATTCATTTGGTGTTACTAAAAACTGGAAAAGAGCAATAATAAAAGGTAAATATGCGTCTTTACCATTTTAA
- the argJ gene encoding bifunctional ornithine acetyltransferase/N-acetylglutamate synthase produces the protein MKIIKGGICAVDSVLASGSRKGKYGVSVIVSKENTASAVFTSNKVVAAPVIVTKDVLKDGKLSAIVANSGNANCFTGEEGIASAREMTKRVADELNIELNDVAVASTGIIGRKLPLDIINTLIDESLNTLENSPEASFAAAEAIMTTDTFSKEFAVQTTLKDGSTVKIGGITKGSGMIAPNMGTMLCFITTDVKASAEELNDALKKAVDKSFNMVVVDGDESTNDTVILMSNGSSGKMDENFQEALEYVCIELAKMMAKDGEGETKYMEVHVNGAVSSGDAKSASKAIVGSSLVKTALFGADPNWGRVVAAVGYSGAEMDENIVDITFKSDNETVKIVEKGSILAFDGTDELKTAEKIMQNDEIEIIVDLNLGEHSAAAYGCDLSYDYVKINSEYST, from the coding sequence ATGAAAATAATAAAAGGGGGAATATGTGCTGTAGATAGTGTTCTAGCTTCAGGTTCTCGTAAAGGGAAATATGGAGTATCTGTAATAGTTAGTAAAGAAAATACAGCGTCTGCAGTTTTTACCTCAAATAAAGTAGTGGCAGCACCAGTTATTGTTACAAAAGATGTACTTAAAGATGGGAAATTATCAGCAATCGTTGCAAACAGCGGGAATGCCAACTGTTTTACAGGTGAAGAGGGTATCGCCAGTGCAAGGGAAATGACAAAAAGGGTTGCAGATGAATTAAATATTGAATTAAATGATGTTGCCGTTGCATCCACAGGCATAATTGGAAGGAAACTGCCTTTAGACATTATAAATACACTTATAGATGAGTCACTGAATACCCTTGAAAATTCTCCCGAAGCTTCATTTGCAGCAGCAGAAGCTATAATGACAACCGACACATTTTCAAAGGAATTTGCTGTTCAAACTACCCTTAAAGATGGAAGTACCGTTAAAATTGGAGGTATAACTAAGGGTTCTGGAATGATAGCACCAAATATGGGCACAATGCTATGTTTCATTACCACTGATGTTAAAGCATCAGCTGAAGAACTAAATGACGCGCTTAAAAAAGCAGTGGATAAATCATTCAACATGGTCGTTGTAGACGGTGATGAAAGTACCAATGATACTGTTATACTGATGTCAAATGGAAGTTCAGGGAAAATGGACGAAAATTTCCAGGAAGCGCTTGAGTATGTATGTATTGAACTTGCAAAGATGATGGCAAAGGACGGCGAAGGGGAAACTAAATACATGGAAGTTCATGTAAATGGCGCTGTATCTTCTGGTGATGCAAAATCTGCATCAAAAGCTATCGTTGGATCATCACTTGTAAAAACAGCATTATTCGGAGCTGACCCTAACTGGGGTAGGGTAGTTGCAGCTGTAGGATATTCTGGGGCTGAAATGGATGAAAACATTGTAGATATAACATTTAAGTCAGATAATGAAACTGTTAAAATTGTGGAAAAAGGTTCTATTCTAGCTTTTGATGGGACTGATGAACTTAAAACTGCAGAAAAAATAATGCAGAATGATGAAATTGAAATAATCGTTGATCTTAATTTAGGAGAGCATTCTGCAGCTGCATACGGGTGCGATTTATCATATGACTATGTGAAGATTAATTCAGAGTACAGTACATAA
- a CDS encoding nascent polypeptide-associated complex protein → MIPGAGMNPKQLKQMQRAMKQMGMDMKDVKGATEVIIKFKDKEVVIKNPKINIMDFMGQKTYQITGKPKEKKLEIELEIPDEDVELVSAQTGASKEDAIKTLKDTNGDLAEAIMRLS, encoded by the coding sequence ATGATACCGGGTGCAGGGATGAACCCAAAACAACTTAAACAAATGCAAAGAGCTATGAAACAAATGGGCATGGACATGAAGGATGTTAAAGGTGCCACAGAAGTCATAATAAAGTTTAAAGATAAGGAAGTAGTGATAAAAAATCCAAAAATAAATATAATGGATTTTATGGGGCAGAAAACATACCAGATAACTGGTAAACCTAAAGAGAAAAAATTAGAAATAGAATTAGAAATTCCTGATGAAGATGTAGAGCTTGTATCTGCTCAAACAGGTGCAAGTAAAGAAGATGCTATTAAAACATTAAAAGATACGAATGGAGATCTTGCAGAAGCAATTATGAGGTTAAGTTAG
- a CDS encoding preprotein translocase subunit SecD, with protein MSDVIDFLKDYRVIVLVVLLVGSLASISLYGVSEGLDLKGGSLVQIHLEKPVDTTTMGTVTTVLDKRLNVFGVSDVKVRASGDQDVIVEIAGVQPDQVAKIIGTPGKFEAKINNQTVITGSDIVSVKTYSVTGNNWEVPFTLSVDGAKKFAVAAQGKAGQPVDFYLDNQLISSPEIGADVANGVPTTDVQITGSNSTKDAAVNEAKGIQAVLQSGSLPVSVSIAGIQGISAELGDQFKNGALMAGVLALIVVAIIIFIRYKRPILVLPIVFTSIAELIIILGAASIIHWEIDLAAIAGIIAAIGTGVDDQIIITDEVLKRGKVSKRRRTGLNIKIKGAFFIIYASAATLIAAMIPLLYVGLSRGMTGIGLLSSFAFTTILGVLIGIFVTRPVYAKFIEKFVVTE; from the coding sequence ATGAGTGACGTAATTGACTTTTTAAAGGATTACCGTGTAATTGTACTGGTCGTTCTTTTAGTAGGAAGCCTAGCATCAATTTCATTATATGGGGTATCTGAAGGGCTGGATTTAAAAGGTGGTTCACTTGTTCAAATACACCTGGAAAAACCGGTTGATACAACTACTATGGGTACAGTTACGACTGTTCTGGATAAGCGTCTTAACGTTTTTGGAGTGTCAGACGTTAAAGTTAGGGCTAGTGGAGATCAGGATGTCATCGTTGAAATTGCAGGTGTTCAACCAGATCAGGTTGCAAAGATCATTGGAACACCAGGTAAATTTGAGGCCAAAATTAACAACCAGACAGTAATTACAGGTTCAGACATAGTAAGTGTCAAAACGTACAGTGTTACAGGAAACAACTGGGAAGTACCGTTTACCTTATCTGTAGATGGGGCTAAAAAATTCGCTGTAGCAGCACAGGGTAAAGCAGGGCAGCCTGTAGATTTCTACCTTGATAATCAATTAATCAGTTCGCCAGAAATAGGTGCAGACGTTGCTAACGGCGTGCCAACAACAGATGTACAAATAACTGGTAGTAACAGCACAAAAGATGCTGCAGTTAATGAAGCAAAAGGTATTCAAGCAGTTTTACAGTCTGGTTCATTGCCTGTATCAGTTAGTATTGCAGGAATACAGGGTATATCTGCAGAGTTAGGAGACCAGTTTAAAAATGGGGCTTTAATGGCAGGTGTACTGGCATTAATTGTAGTTGCCATTATAATCTTCATCAGGTATAAGCGGCCTATACTGGTACTGCCTATTGTCTTCACCAGTATTGCAGAACTTATCATCATTTTAGGTGCTGCTTCAATTATACACTGGGAGATAGATTTAGCTGCCATAGCAGGTATTATTGCAGCGATAGGTACGGGAGTAGACGACCAGATCATTATAACTGATGAGGTCCTTAAAAGAGGTAAAGTTTCAAAAAGAAGAAGAACTGGACTTAACATTAAAATTAAAGGTGCTTTCTTCATTATATATGCTTCAGCAGCCACGTTAATTGCTGCAATGATTCCACTGCTTTATGTGGGGTTATCAAGAGGTATGACTGGAATTGGACTCCTTTCAAGTTTTGCATTTACCACAATCCTTGGTGTTTTAATTGGAATTTTCGTAACAAGGCCTGTGTATGCGAAATTCATAGAAAAATTTGTTGTAACAGAGTAA
- a CDS encoding flavodoxin, with amino-acid sequence MKTIILYYSRTKKTARVANTLAKEVSADTVEIEDLKKRSGPLNYINASLDAMRENKTNIKPQTVDLNEYGLVYIGTPVWAGKPAPAVITLIDKCDFQGKDVILFATLGGSGGRNTILRMKEKIEVRGGRMITSFLIKTAGKKTYEIEDEMKKTVEEMDLKIYGA; translated from the coding sequence ATGAAAACTATTATTTTATATTATTCCAGAACTAAAAAGACAGCAAGGGTTGCTAATACTCTTGCAAAAGAAGTTTCAGCAGATACTGTTGAAATTGAAGATTTAAAAAAGAGGTCGGGGCCTCTAAATTATATAAATGCATCATTAGATGCTATGAGAGAAAATAAAACAAATATTAAGCCACAGACGGTTGATTTAAATGAATATGGTCTGGTATATATTGGAACGCCAGTATGGGCAGGAAAACCTGCTCCTGCTGTAATTACCCTTATTGATAAGTGCGATTTTCAAGGTAAAGATGTAATTTTATTTGCTACTCTTGGAGGGTCAGGAGGTAGAAACACCATTTTGAGGATGAAAGAGAAAATTGAAGTTAGAGGCGGAAGAATGATAACATCCTTCTTAATTAAAACTGCCGGTAAAAAAACATATGAAATAGAAGATGAAATGAAAAAAACGGTTGAAGAGATGGATTTAAAAATTTATGGAGCATAA
- a CDS encoding protein translocase subunit SecF encodes MKIETLMESYKPLIAVPIIITIIAVAILATNGLNESVDLKGGTITTLQLQKSISQDELKSMIETGLNTSDVTVNSFSNNQATVTIGTEADANTFTNILNGTATILSYRSVGAVLSSAALTQIIYTLIFAFLFMSVTVFIVFRNFVPSMAVILAALSDIIIAAGGMSLFGIPLSLASVGALLLLIGYSVDTDILLTTRVLKRREGTITERAINAMKTGFTMAAAAIGSMVALYVIVLFFIPSAATLQNIAEVLMIGLAADVIATWLMNLGILRWYMESGRK; translated from the coding sequence ATGAAAATAGAAACATTGATGGAATCATATAAACCATTAATAGCAGTTCCCATAATCATTACAATAATTGCAGTGGCTATTTTAGCGACAAATGGTTTAAACGAAAGTGTAGATTTAAAAGGTGGTACTATCACCACTTTGCAGCTTCAAAAGTCCATAAGTCAGGATGAATTGAAAAGCATGATAGAGACTGGACTGAATACGAGTGATGTGACTGTAAACTCATTCAGCAACAATCAAGCTACTGTAACAATTGGAACAGAAGCAGATGCAAACACATTTACAAATATCCTGAATGGAACAGCCACTATATTAAGTTATAGATCTGTTGGGGCAGTACTTAGCTCAGCAGCTCTAACACAAATAATATACACGCTTATATTTGCATTTCTTTTCATGTCTGTAACTGTATTTATAGTGTTCAGGAATTTTGTACCTTCTATGGCGGTTATTCTTGCTGCACTGTCGGATATTATTATAGCAGCTGGTGGAATGTCCCTGTTTGGAATACCACTTTCACTTGCATCGGTAGGTGCATTACTCCTGCTTATCGGGTACAGTGTAGACACAGATATTTTGCTTACCACGCGTGTACTGAAGCGTAGGGAAGGAACAATTACAGAAAGAGCTATAAATGCTATGAAAACAGGATTTACAATGGCTGCAGCAGCTATAGGTTCAATGGTAGCACTATATGTCATAGTTTTATTCTTCATACCATCTGCAGCGACTCTGCAGAATATTGCGGAGGTTTTGATGATAGGACTTGCTGCCGATGTTATAGCGACATGGCTTATGAACCTTGGAATCCTTAGATGGTACATGGAGAGTGGCCGCAAATGA
- a CDS encoding Zc3h12a-like ribonuclease — MKVIIDASNVAHFGKGKDGQPSLNNILNAMEALKGLGYEPFAIADAPLRHEIDNKEEFNKLLEEEKVQQVPSGTTADHFILKIAYEENAKILSNDMFRDYNDEFKDIASKRIPYGIKNGEISIGTSSKPKKVKNILQKICTYSLNEFERKGLDAYKVKKSKKISGIAIAKEAIDRITKTRENALDSKIEDIFQKIPLFGKVMNLVEEAESTSDFIIFVLVSPRDYKDAVRYAGNIAVTVGDRLKLEHAPLVAVRNDLFTKPGSFELNILYSDEVVEESKYNINITINDHDYSFVKKNSRNIASTVAARIGTWKFPIVSVKPSMLMEKPGQFEIVLEKGESKG; from the coding sequence TTGAAAGTAATTATTGATGCATCCAACGTGGCTCACTTTGGAAAAGGAAAAGACGGACAGCCAAGTCTTAATAACATATTAAATGCAATGGAAGCGTTGAAAGGATTAGGTTATGAACCGTTTGCAATAGCGGATGCACCCCTTAGACATGAAATAGACAACAAGGAAGAGTTCAACAAACTTCTTGAAGAAGAAAAAGTTCAGCAGGTCCCATCTGGTACAACGGCAGATCATTTTATTTTAAAAATTGCATATGAAGAAAATGCAAAAATATTATCAAATGATATGTTTAGAGATTATAACGACGAATTTAAAGATATTGCAAGTAAAAGAATTCCTTATGGTATTAAAAATGGTGAAATATCCATTGGAACATCTTCTAAGCCTAAAAAAGTTAAAAATATACTGCAAAAAATATGTACATATTCCCTTAACGAATTTGAAAGAAAGGGACTAGATGCATATAAAGTTAAAAAAAGCAAGAAAATAAGCGGTATTGCAATTGCAAAAGAAGCAATTGATAGGATAACTAAAACCAGGGAAAATGCACTGGACTCTAAAATAGAAGATATATTCCAGAAGATTCCTCTTTTTGGTAAAGTAATGAACCTGGTTGAAGAGGCAGAATCAACAAGTGACTTCATTATTTTCGTTCTTGTAAGCCCAAGGGACTATAAAGATGCTGTTAGATATGCGGGAAATATTGCAGTTACTGTTGGAGATAGACTTAAACTTGAACACGCACCCCTTGTTGCTGTAAGAAATGATCTTTTCACAAAACCTGGTAGTTTTGAGCTTAATATTCTTTATTCTGATGAGGTAGTTGAGGAATCTAAATATAATATAAATATAACCATTAATGATCACGATTACTCATTTGTAAAGAAAAACTCTAGAAATATCGCAAGTACAGTGGCTGCAAGGATTGGAACATGGAAATTTCCTATTGTATCCGTTAAACCAAGTATGTTAATGGAAAAACCAGGACAATTTGAGATTGTTTTAGAAAAAGGAGAAAGTAAAGGGTAG
- the argC gene encoding N-acetyl-gamma-glutamyl-phosphate reductase, with translation MIDVGIIGASGYTGGELLRFLKYHNNVNVVAATSRQYAGINVSKVHPHLRGENIKFKDIPAEKVDADLVFTATPHGASMDIVPELIERGIKVVDLSGDYRFDDMAVYEKWYGIEHSAPLDAVYGLPEVYRDEIKKSKLVANPGCFPTGGILASLPLAKEKLIDAIILDSKSGVSGAGIKPTGATHYPNISDNIVPYAVTTHRHMPEIQQEVSKFGDVKVSFTPHLVPVIRGILTTAHAFLKEDVTSEHVKEIYDAFYESEPFVRVVDMDEIPRLSAVRGSNYCDIGCFQIDPNGRIIIVSAIDNLVKGASGQAIQNMNIMFGFDEKKSLDVTGLHP, from the coding sequence ATGATTGATGTAGGCATCATAGGAGCAAGTGGATATACAGGAGGAGAACTCCTGCGATTTTTAAAATATCATAATAATGTAAATGTAGTTGCTGCAACATCCAGACAATATGCAGGAATTAATGTATCAAAAGTACATCCTCATTTAAGGGGAGAAAATATTAAATTTAAAGATATCCCTGCAGAAAAAGTAGATGCAGATCTTGTCTTTACTGCTACTCCTCATGGGGCATCTATGGATATAGTTCCAGAGTTAATAGAAAGAGGCATTAAAGTTGTGGATTTAAGTGGAGATTACCGATTTGATGATATGGCTGTTTATGAGAAATGGTATGGTATCGAACATTCCGCTCCACTTGATGCAGTTTATGGGCTTCCAGAAGTGTACAGGGATGAAATAAAGAAATCCAAACTTGTTGCAAATCCTGGATGTTTCCCAACAGGAGGTATTTTAGCATCATTACCTCTTGCAAAAGAAAAACTCATAGATGCAATTATACTTGACTCTAAATCGGGGGTAAGTGGAGCTGGAATTAAACCTACAGGGGCTACCCATTATCCAAATATCAGTGATAATATTGTTCCTTATGCAGTTACAACCCACAGACACATGCCTGAAATTCAACAGGAAGTATCTAAATTTGGGGATGTTAAGGTTTCATTTACACCACACCTTGTTCCAGTAATAAGGGGCATTTTAACAACTGCACATGCATTTTTAAAAGAAGATGTAACCTCTGAGCATGTAAAAGAGATTTATGATGCTTTTTATGAATCAGAGCCATTTGTGAGGGTTGTTGATATGGATGAAATTCCAAGATTAAGTGCAGTTAGAGGATCTAATTATTGTGACATTGGATGTTTCCAGATAGATCCAAATGGACGAATTATTATAGTATCAGCTATTGATAATTTAGTTAAAGGTGCATCTGGACAGGCAATTCAAAATATGAATATAATGTTTGGATTTGATGAGAAAAAGTCGCTGGATGTTACAGGATTACATCCATAA
- the argB gene encoding acetylglutamate kinase, whose protein sequence is METVNILIEALPYIKKFHKKKILIKYGGHAMVDEKAMDSTARDTVLLKYVGMNPIVVHGGGPEISRAMDKIGKEPKFIEGLRITDRETMDIVKMVLVGKINTEIVSRIGWHGGNGVGISGKDSKLIEAVRKAPHEVINNVTGEKKIVDLGLVGEIRSINPEIVNVLTKNDYIPIISPIGVADNGETLNLNADTVAGDMASEMDAEKLIILTDVPGILADPKDPESLIRKIKIDEIEELIKDGTITEGMLPKTMTCIKAIEDGVSSAHIIDGRVKHSVLLEIFTKKGIGTMIKS, encoded by the coding sequence ATGGAAACTGTTAACATTTTAATAGAGGCATTGCCTTACATAAAGAAATTTCATAAAAAGAAGATTCTTATAAAATATGGCGGACACGCCATGGTCGATGAAAAGGCTATGGACTCCACCGCAAGGGATACAGTGCTCTTGAAGTACGTGGGCATGAATCCAATTGTTGTGCATGGTGGAGGGCCTGAAATTTCAAGAGCCATGGATAAAATTGGAAAAGAACCAAAATTTATTGAAGGACTTCGAATAACAGATAGGGAAACCATGGACATAGTTAAAATGGTCCTTGTAGGTAAAATAAACACTGAAATTGTATCTAGAATAGGCTGGCACGGTGGAAATGGAGTAGGAATATCTGGAAAAGACAGTAAGCTTATAGAAGCCGTCAGAAAAGCCCCTCATGAAGTAATAAATAATGTAACTGGCGAAAAGAAAATTGTGGATCTAGGGCTTGTAGGTGAAATTAGGTCTATAAACCCTGAGATAGTAAATGTACTCACCAAAAATGATTATATCCCAATAATTTCACCTATTGGCGTTGCTGATAATGGAGAAACCCTGAATTTAAATGCAGATACCGTTGCAGGGGACATGGCTTCTGAAATGGATGCAGAAAAGCTGATTATACTGACAGATGTTCCGGGAATACTTGCAGATCCAAAGGATCCTGAGTCACTTATTCGAAAAATCAAAATTGATGAGATTGAAGAGTTAATCAAGGATGGAACCATAACAGAAGGAATGCTGCCTAAAACAATGACTTGTATTAAAGCTATTGAAGATGGGGTTTCATCTGCCCATATAATTGACGGCAGAGTTAAACATTCTGTCTTACTTGAGATATTTACTAAAAAAGGAATTGGAACTATGATTAAATCTTAA
- a CDS encoding metallophosphoesterase has translation MAFIAHLSDMHIGAINFKEELLLRAINKVNDLNPNLVIVTGDITNNGYYAEFERAAEFMELFESPLLVVPGNHDARHIGNECFEELIKKHCGTLNVKTPEISAIGLDSSEPDIDYGKIGRSQQASMEAQLKDAGENNLYKIIALHHHIIPVPKTGRERNILTDAGDILKSIIDGGADIVLSGHKHVPYVWFVGNTTFVTAGTVSSLKLRGKDVCSFNTIDIKPDTVEVILNQADGKSKCLAKFENRCKVID, from the coding sequence ATGGCATTTATTGCTCACCTATCAGATATGCATATCGGTGCAATCAATTTCAAAGAGGAGCTTTTACTTCGGGCCATAAATAAAGTTAATGACCTTAATCCAAATTTAGTGATTGTAACTGGAGATATAACCAACAATGGTTATTATGCAGAATTTGAAAGAGCAGCAGAGTTCATGGAACTTTTTGAAAGTCCACTACTTGTAGTTCCTGGAAATCACGATGCACGGCATATCGGAAACGAGTGTTTTGAGGAACTTATAAAGAAGCATTGTGGTACTCTAAATGTTAAAACTCCTGAAATTAGTGCTATAGGGTTAGATAGCAGCGAGCCAGATATAGATTATGGGAAAATAGGTAGGTCACAGCAAGCTTCAATGGAAGCGCAACTTAAAGATGCTGGAGAAAATAATTTATATAAAATAATAGCCCTTCATCATCATATAATTCCTGTTCCCAAAACAGGACGTGAAAGGAATATATTGACTGATGCTGGTGACATTCTAAAATCTATAATTGATGGAGGGGCAGATATCGTATTATCAGGACATAAGCACGTGCCTTATGTATGGTTCGTTGGTAATACAACATTTGTCACTGCAGGAACAGTTTCTTCACTTAAACTTCGAGGAAAAGATGTTTGTTCTTTTAATACAATTGATATCAAACCAGATACTGTTGAAGTAATCCTAAATCAGGCGGATGGAAAATCTAAGTGTCTTGCAAAATTTGAAAATAGATGTAAGGTGATTGATTGA